A genomic stretch from Telmatocola sphagniphila includes:
- a CDS encoding serine/threonine-protein kinase, with amino-acid sequence MSAPDKRHDETGDFTEGPSDAPNTPASNPFSNYDRTELSSPKFTPADSTDQPTELTKLHSSVSELDGTVLSRSDLLEKTQDSKDQSGTGNGDFSFDTANTIDSQHREMPVGNGTDGLPEIRGFDIQQEIGRGGMGVVFKGRQKDLNRLVAIKMLISEKFPSSEDLIRFRLEAEVAARIRHPNVVQVYDSGNYNRSPYLVLEWVDGGTLSDILRGGKKLSQETAARLIALLARAIHHAHCNGVVHRDLKPANVLLARTDNLSTKQSLKSVVNSNATTGNISAVMLPIDQEPQLVVPKVTDFGLAKLTVASTGLTETGRVMGTPEYMSPEQASGRTKDVGPEADMHALGVMLYQMLTGETPFHADTKIAVIKKVVDLEVKPTLLQKERVSWDLQTICLKCLMKKPQDRYETAAALAEDLEALIAGRPIKARPISRVERLWKLAKRNPAVSSLVSASVFLFLIGFAGVTWQWRRAEREKAHAIIAEGTAEQHAKTTDAVNDFIVFDMLSNASPEKTLGKDLRVIEVLDNAAQHVDGKFQEPRIDAGVRFALGRSYRTLGEPKKAVGFLKSSYETRLKELGAAAKETLMAEWEYALALDDDGKWKEAEKWFEDAEKNSTETFGATNDLTLSIRESYALSLLNNHDQSEKSRVIFQEILAALERQKGEKDPATLKVYNDLGYALYNQKNYDEALKMTQIAFERRKETLSSMHPDTLESENNLAAIYDAKDELEKAKDLLNELIPISRQVRGKDHIDTLSAINNLARIFYRQKDFKMALPLYEEAVEAAKNRVGADNPTTLKYRRNLAATYASMGRYNDADKIYSEVRGISEKTLPADHPERLQMLNDYGIVKCRTGKSKEGLADLREALEGRTKTLGLTNPDRLSTLYQISQAILQNNPTKEQVTDVENKLRETWDKLVAEKKTQGKLVADLANMLVNFELRVLLASELGPDQSVRRASGLAHAKAAYELQKPFQSVNPETWFKYCLSFSRQLTSFDNLNTKEELSDGKKLALLPAIEALEVARKLPDSEAKVAETELYLGQLYLKLNENESALPLLKDVYTYQLDKDLYDQGTSANNLGKCFKNLKRYKEAEEMLLKGHQAFEKALAISGDASLAKSKRTADEISRRKAVSKDDIVSLYQAMGLMDKAAEWKGK; translated from the coding sequence ATGAGTGCCCCTGACAAGCGACATGATGAGACCGGGGATTTTACTGAGGGCCCGAGTGATGCCCCGAATACTCCTGCATCTAACCCGTTTTCCAATTACGATAGGACGGAACTATCGTCCCCCAAATTCACGCCAGCTGATAGTACCGATCAGCCAACTGAACTGACGAAATTGCATTCGAGCGTCAGTGAACTCGATGGCACCGTGCTTTCACGCAGCGATCTCCTGGAGAAGACTCAGGATAGCAAGGATCAGTCCGGTACGGGTAACGGCGATTTTTCGTTCGATACAGCGAATACCATCGATTCGCAGCATCGGGAAATGCCCGTGGGAAACGGCACGGATGGCCTGCCGGAAATTCGCGGTTTCGATATTCAGCAGGAAATTGGCCGAGGCGGCATGGGGGTGGTTTTCAAGGGCCGTCAAAAGGACTTGAATCGACTCGTCGCCATCAAAATGCTGATCTCGGAGAAATTTCCTTCCTCGGAAGATTTAATCCGATTCCGTCTCGAAGCGGAAGTGGCGGCCCGCATTCGCCATCCCAACGTTGTTCAAGTCTACGATAGCGGGAACTACAACCGCTCCCCCTATCTCGTTTTAGAATGGGTCGATGGCGGGACATTATCCGATATTCTGCGGGGTGGCAAAAAACTCTCGCAGGAAACTGCCGCCCGTCTGATCGCTCTGTTGGCAAGGGCTATCCATCACGCGCATTGCAATGGAGTCGTTCACCGCGATTTGAAACCGGCCAACGTGCTCCTGGCCCGAACCGACAACCTCAGCACGAAACAGTCCTTGAAGTCGGTCGTCAATTCGAATGCGACTACGGGGAATATTTCCGCCGTGATGCTCCCGATCGATCAGGAACCGCAATTGGTCGTACCCAAGGTCACCGACTTTGGCCTGGCGAAATTGACGGTAGCCTCGACCGGTTTAACGGAAACCGGTCGGGTGATGGGTACGCCCGAGTACATGTCACCGGAACAAGCCTCGGGTCGAACCAAGGATGTGGGGCCTGAAGCCGATATGCACGCCCTCGGGGTGATGCTCTATCAAATGTTGACCGGGGAAACCCCCTTCCATGCTGATACCAAAATTGCCGTCATCAAGAAGGTCGTCGATCTGGAAGTGAAGCCGACTTTGCTGCAAAAAGAGCGGGTTTCCTGGGATCTTCAGACGATCTGTCTGAAATGCCTGATGAAAAAACCACAGGATCGCTACGAAACCGCCGCGGCACTGGCAGAAGATCTGGAAGCGCTGATTGCGGGCCGACCGATCAAAGCCCGGCCGATCAGCCGTGTGGAAAGACTCTGGAAGTTGGCCAAACGAAACCCGGCGGTTTCGTCTCTGGTATCCGCATCGGTATTTCTGTTTCTGATTGGCTTCGCCGGGGTGACCTGGCAATGGCGGCGCGCGGAACGGGAAAAGGCTCACGCTATCATCGCGGAGGGCACCGCCGAGCAGCACGCCAAAACGACGGATGCCGTGAATGACTTCATCGTCTTCGACATGCTATCGAATGCCTCTCCCGAAAAAACTCTGGGAAAAGATTTAAGAGTTATCGAAGTTCTCGATAACGCCGCCCAGCATGTTGATGGAAAATTCCAAGAACCCCGCATTGATGCCGGCGTCCGCTTTGCGCTCGGGCGGAGTTATCGGACTCTGGGAGAACCCAAGAAAGCCGTGGGCTTTCTGAAGAGCTCCTATGAAACTCGGCTTAAAGAACTCGGGGCCGCTGCCAAAGAGACGCTAATGGCCGAGTGGGAATACGCTCTTGCCCTCGACGATGATGGCAAATGGAAAGAGGCCGAGAAATGGTTCGAGGATGCGGAGAAGAATTCTACCGAAACATTTGGAGCGACGAACGATCTCACTTTGAGCATCCGCGAATCGTATGCTCTCAGTCTGCTGAACAATCACGATCAAAGTGAAAAGTCCCGAGTCATTTTTCAGGAGATTCTGGCCGCTCTTGAGCGTCAGAAAGGGGAAAAGGATCCAGCCACTCTGAAAGTCTACAATGATCTGGGTTATGCTTTGTACAACCAGAAGAATTACGATGAAGCGTTGAAGATGACTCAGATCGCCTTCGAGCGTCGAAAAGAGACCCTCAGTTCCATGCATCCAGATACTCTGGAGTCGGAAAACAATCTGGCGGCGATTTACGACGCCAAGGACGAGTTGGAAAAGGCAAAAGATTTGCTGAATGAGTTAATTCCTATCTCCAGGCAGGTGCGCGGTAAGGACCACATCGATACTCTCTCAGCCATCAACAATCTGGCTCGGATTTTCTATCGTCAGAAAGATTTCAAGATGGCTTTGCCGCTCTATGAGGAAGCGGTCGAAGCAGCGAAGAATCGAGTCGGGGCAGATAATCCGACCACACTCAAATACAGGCGGAATTTGGCCGCGACTTATGCTTCGATGGGCCGCTACAATGACGCGGATAAAATTTATTCGGAAGTTCGCGGGATTTCCGAGAAAACTTTGCCTGCGGATCACCCTGAACGACTGCAGATGCTAAATGACTACGGGATCGTCAAATGTAGGACTGGCAAGTCGAAAGAGGGCTTGGCCGATTTACGAGAGGCTTTGGAAGGTCGGACCAAGACTTTAGGCTTAACGAACCCAGATCGGTTGAGCACCTTGTATCAGATCTCGCAAGCGATCCTCCAGAACAATCCCACTAAGGAGCAAGTGACGGATGTGGAAAATAAGCTGCGCGAGACCTGGGATAAGTTAGTAGCCGAGAAAAAGACGCAAGGTAAGCTTGTCGCCGATCTCGCCAACATGTTAGTGAATTTTGAACTGCGAGTTCTCCTAGCTAGTGAACTGGGACCCGATCAGAGCGTAAGAAGAGCGTCTGGTCTAGCGCATGCCAAAGCCGCCTACGAACTCCAGAAGCCGTTCCAATCCGTTAACCCAGAAACCTGGTTCAAATACTGCCTCAGCTTTTCCAGACAATTGACTAGTTTCGATAACTTGAACACCAAAGAAGAACTCTCCGACGGAAAAAAATTGGCTCTGCTACCGGCGATCGAGGCTCTGGAAGTTGCTCGGAAGCTCCCCGATTCGGAAGCAAAAGTAGCCGAGACGGAGTTATACCTGGGGCAGCTTTACCTCAAGCTGAATGAGAACGAATCGGCCCTGCCGCTTCTGAAAGACGTTTACACCTATCAACTCGATAAGGATCTCTACGATCAAGGCACGTCGGCGAACAATCTGGGCAAATGCTTCAAAAATCTGAAGCGTTACAAGGAAGCCGAGGAGATGCTTCTGAAAGGCCATCAGGCCTTTGAGAAAGCCTTGGCAATTTCCGGCGACGCCTCCCTAGCAAAGTCAAAACGTACCGCGGATGAGATCTCCAGACGAAAGGCTGTCTCGAAGGACGACATCGTCAGCTTGTATCAGGCGATGGGACTGATGGACAAGGCCGCGGAATGGAAGGGGAAGTGA
- a CDS encoding CotH kinase family protein gives MLRISLIFLLCSMNALLYAPRALAQQPASKKVDESEEFFKGEKLRKFTVTVDEENLKVLRRDPRKYVRASFSDGSKGMGDVGLHLKGAAGSFRGFDDKPALTLNFDKFVKNQNYRGMDKMHCNNSVQDPSFCAELICGELARMMNIPAARTTHAVVDLNGKKKGLFTVKEGFNKNFLKRYFTNVNGNLYDGGFLTDIDADLYRNSGSEGLDNREDLKGVVKACREPDAKKRFEEVAKVVDIDRFISVMVFDALTAHWDGYTSQKNNYRIYHDPETKKIVFFVHGMDQMFSNPGWNIWPATNGMVSRAIWDTEEGKKRYEARLREVVAKYFKIDWMHRRIDEVISRVKPFAEKEVDKNTANDFENNAKDFKRRIKERVEFVEKELAKKK, from the coding sequence ATGTTAAGAATCTCTCTGATCTTCCTCTTATGCAGCATGAATGCGTTGCTCTACGCCCCGCGAGCACTCGCCCAGCAACCGGCTTCCAAAAAGGTCGATGAATCGGAAGAGTTTTTCAAAGGGGAAAAACTTCGAAAATTTACGGTGACCGTCGATGAGGAGAATCTCAAAGTTCTTCGTCGCGATCCCCGGAAATACGTGCGGGCCAGCTTTTCCGATGGCTCGAAGGGCATGGGGGATGTGGGGCTGCACCTTAAAGGAGCCGCCGGGTCGTTCCGGGGCTTCGACGACAAGCCCGCACTTACGCTCAACTTCGATAAGTTCGTTAAAAATCAGAACTATCGGGGCATGGACAAGATGCACTGCAACAATTCGGTGCAGGATCCTTCTTTTTGCGCAGAACTCATTTGCGGTGAGTTGGCCCGGATGATGAATATCCCGGCCGCTCGAACCACGCACGCGGTGGTCGATCTCAATGGTAAGAAAAAAGGGCTCTTCACGGTCAAGGAAGGCTTCAACAAGAACTTCCTGAAGCGTTATTTCACGAATGTGAACGGCAACTTGTACGATGGCGGCTTTTTGACCGATATCGATGCCGATCTCTATCGCAACTCCGGTTCGGAAGGATTGGACAACCGCGAAGATCTGAAAGGCGTCGTCAAAGCCTGCCGGGAACCCGACGCCAAGAAGCGATTTGAGGAAGTTGCCAAAGTTGTCGATATCGATCGATTTATCTCGGTGATGGTCTTCGATGCCCTGACGGCCCACTGGGATGGCTACACTTCTCAGAAAAACAATTACCGCATCTATCACGATCCGGAAACGAAGAAGATTGTCTTTTTCGTTCACGGGATGGATCAGATGTTTTCCAACCCTGGCTGGAATATCTGGCCGGCCACTAATGGTATGGTCAGTCGAGCCATTTGGGATACCGAGGAAGGCAAGAAACGCTATGAGGCTCGTTTGCGGGAAGTGGTGGCCAAGTATTTTAAAATCGATTGGATGCATCGCCGGATCGATGAAGTGATCAGCCGGGTGAAGCCATTCGCCGAAAAGGAAGTCGATAAGAACACGGCCAACGATTTCGAAAACAATGCCAAGGATTTCAAACGCCGAATCAAGGAGCGCGTGGAGTTCGTCGAGAAAGAGTTGGCGAAGAAGAAGTAG
- the hemB gene encoding porphobilinogen synthase encodes MQGDYPTTRLRRNRRHPWLRKLVAENHLTVDDLIWPIFLTEGKNQTVPITSMPGVQRFSVDLAVEGAKQAADLGIPVIALFPATPTDRKSPDGEEAFNPENLINLATRAIKEAVPQIGILCDVALDPYTTHGQDGLLRDGYVVNDETVEVLCKQAVVQAQAGCDIIAPSDMMDGRIGKIRRALDAAGFIDVAIMSYAAKYASAFYGPFRDAVGSAGNLGKGDKKTYQMDPANGNEALREVEIDIAEGADMVMVKPGMPYLDIVQRVKATFQMPTFVYQVSGEYAMLHAAAERGWLDLEKVMLESLLAFKRAGADGILTYFAPRVAKLLG; translated from the coding sequence ATGCAAGGCGATTACCCAACCACCCGCTTACGACGCAACCGACGGCACCCCTGGCTTCGCAAACTGGTGGCGGAAAACCATCTGACAGTGGACGATCTCATCTGGCCGATTTTCCTCACGGAAGGTAAAAATCAGACGGTCCCCATCACCTCCATGCCCGGCGTGCAACGGTTCTCCGTCGATCTGGCCGTGGAAGGAGCGAAACAAGCCGCCGACCTGGGAATTCCGGTTATCGCTCTATTTCCCGCCACTCCCACGGACCGCAAATCGCCGGATGGGGAAGAAGCTTTCAACCCGGAAAACTTGATCAATCTCGCGACGCGGGCCATTAAAGAGGCTGTGCCCCAAATCGGCATTCTGTGTGATGTGGCGCTGGATCCCTATACCACGCATGGCCAGGATGGCCTCTTGCGCGATGGCTATGTGGTGAATGACGAAACGGTCGAGGTGCTGTGCAAACAGGCCGTGGTCCAAGCTCAAGCGGGTTGCGATATCATTGCCCCCTCCGACATGATGGACGGGCGCATCGGGAAAATTCGCAGAGCGCTGGACGCTGCCGGGTTCATCGACGTGGCAATCATGAGCTACGCCGCGAAGTACGCCTCCGCCTTTTACGGTCCCTTCCGGGATGCGGTGGGTTCTGCCGGGAACCTCGGAAAAGGGGATAAGAAAACCTATCAGATGGATCCCGCGAACGGTAACGAGGCCCTGCGCGAAGTGGAAATCGACATCGCGGAAGGGGCGGATATGGTTATGGTAAAGCCGGGGATGCCCTATCTGGATATCGTTCAGCGGGTCAAGGCTACCTTCCAGATGCCGACGTTCGTCTATCAGGTAAGCGGCGAATATGCGATGCTACATGCGGCGGCCGAGCGCGGCTGGCTGGATCTGGAAAAAGTGATGCTGGAAAGCCTGCTGGCTTTCAAACGCGCCGGGGCGGACGGCATTCTCACTTATTTTGCGCCGCGCGTCGCGAAATTGCTCGGTTAA
- a CDS encoding peroxiredoxin family protein, whose protein sequence is MRTAKIILLVVVAALVGGSLVVMFDPDLVIYSEGPEPKHKDDVETNVSVTAPQFDLSFLDCHGNRVDLSSYRDQKNVMLVFMRGYPGDICVNCSAQTSRLIKNYRDFSRRDTEILVVFPGPTEYLEKYIAISRKKAGDLEVPFKILLDPNYVAVDRLGIRGSLAKPSTYILDKKGQVRFAYVGAYTGDRPSIKAMLDQIDRIRDSGDSE, encoded by the coding sequence GTGCGAACTGCAAAAATTATACTGTTGGTAGTCGTTGCAGCATTAGTGGGCGGCTCACTAGTTGTGATGTTCGATCCCGATTTGGTAATTTATTCCGAGGGCCCAGAACCAAAACATAAAGACGACGTAGAAACTAATGTCTCGGTCACGGCTCCCCAGTTCGATCTTTCCTTTCTGGATTGCCACGGGAACCGAGTCGATCTCTCTTCGTATCGAGATCAAAAAAACGTCATGCTGGTTTTCATGCGGGGTTACCCGGGAGATATCTGCGTGAACTGTTCGGCGCAAACATCTCGTCTGATCAAGAATTACAGGGATTTCTCGCGCCGAGATACGGAAATCCTGGTGGTTTTCCCAGGTCCGACGGAGTACCTCGAAAAATATATCGCTATCAGCCGAAAAAAAGCGGGCGATCTCGAAGTCCCCTTCAAAATCCTTCTCGATCCGAATTATGTGGCTGTGGACCGTCTGGGAATCCGCGGCTCGCTGGCCAAACCTTCCACTTATATTCTCGACAAAAAGGGACAGGTACGTTTTGCCTACGTGGGGGCCTACACGGGCGATCGCCCCTCCATTAAAGCCATGCTGGATCAAATCGACCGAATCCGGGATAGCGGAGACTCCGAGTGA
- a CDS encoding serine/threonine protein kinase, whose product MIPHDSNRDTVAQNFEALKKGSIPDIHLFPGYELLSEIGSGGMGVIYCARQVSLNRVVALKTIKQSREINEVTVTRFIREAQAIARLRHPNIITAYDCGENGGVVFYSMELLDGKSLETHIREQQKLEEQVTWQVIRQACAGLAHAASEGIVHRDIKPGNLYLTPTPEGFALPPGIPLVKVTDFGLAIFNENAYSSLDTRLTSTGVIIGTPLYMAPEQFEGHGGDLRTDIYSLGVTAFEMLVGQLPFADKRVRELISIKSNSDWSGSEKISPASLNLIRYMTALDPNQRPQSYVQLIAEIDKLLSHSEQTSNQSNGVTRLLEKVSWKRVIACMTALMVIAVLFTQLRSPRILPEPRGYNPGVATNLFDGQSLTGWSPLIGAWSPGRDSEGAHILIGNGKNKARLPSEGDYRLSVEVDLYRAESVELRFALSRSDNSLVLRLSRNEGAVFGKCSSEDRPLIALSKSLPFQQLEIENTPTYNEMRIEHLNGCWYAWFNGKYLGGCTESRTPLIGEFELTTSGGEAHFTGIELTEMMKPGNTP is encoded by the coding sequence GTGATCCCTCACGATTCCAACAGGGACACGGTTGCCCAGAATTTCGAAGCGCTCAAAAAGGGCTCAATTCCCGATATTCATTTATTCCCCGGTTATGAATTGCTCTCGGAAATCGGCTCGGGAGGCATGGGGGTCATCTATTGTGCCCGGCAAGTTTCCCTGAATCGCGTCGTCGCCCTGAAAACGATCAAACAATCGCGCGAAATCAATGAAGTTACTGTAACTCGCTTCATTCGAGAAGCGCAGGCCATCGCTCGGCTGCGCCATCCAAATATCATCACGGCCTACGATTGCGGTGAAAATGGCGGCGTCGTTTTCTACAGCATGGAATTGCTCGATGGAAAATCTCTGGAAACGCACATCCGCGAGCAGCAGAAACTGGAGGAGCAAGTTACCTGGCAGGTCATCCGACAAGCCTGTGCCGGTCTGGCTCATGCCGCCTCCGAGGGAATAGTCCACCGGGATATAAAACCGGGAAATCTTTACCTGACTCCCACCCCTGAAGGATTTGCCCTTCCTCCGGGGATACCCCTCGTGAAAGTCACCGATTTTGGTTTGGCGATTTTTAATGAAAATGCCTACTCTTCGCTGGACACACGCCTCACGAGCACTGGGGTAATCATCGGAACGCCCCTTTACATGGCCCCAGAACAATTTGAAGGACACGGTGGGGATCTCCGAACCGATATTTACTCCCTGGGCGTTACGGCTTTCGAGATGCTAGTGGGACAATTGCCCTTTGCCGACAAACGGGTGCGGGAACTGATTTCGATCAAAAGCAATTCGGATTGGAGCGGCTCCGAAAAGATCTCGCCTGCTTCACTGAATCTGATTCGATATATGACAGCGCTGGATCCAAATCAGCGGCCGCAGTCCTACGTTCAATTAATCGCCGAGATCGACAAGTTGCTCAGTCACTCCGAGCAGACTTCGAACCAGTCAAACGGAGTAACCCGACTCCTGGAGAAAGTTTCCTGGAAGCGAGTAATTGCATGCATGACAGCTCTGATGGTGATCGCTGTTCTGTTCACGCAGCTGAGAAGTCCTCGAATTCTGCCGGAACCTCGAGGTTATAACCCAGGTGTGGCAACCAATCTGTTCGATGGACAATCGCTCACGGGCTGGAGTCCACTGATAGGTGCCTGGAGCCCGGGACGGGATTCCGAAGGCGCGCACATTCTGATCGGTAATGGCAAGAATAAAGCTCGACTACCCTCGGAAGGAGATTATCGACTCTCGGTGGAAGTCGATCTGTATCGTGCGGAATCGGTCGAACTGCGCTTCGCACTATCCCGGTCGGACAATAGTCTGGTACTACGACTTTCCAGGAATGAAGGGGCCGTCTTTGGTAAATGCTCTTCCGAAGATCGCCCGCTGATCGCACTTTCGAAGAGTTTGCCATTCCAACAATTAGAGATTGAGAATACGCCTACCTATAACGAAATGCGCATCGAGCATCTCAACGGCTGCTGGTATGCCTGGTTCAATGGCAAGTATCTCGGTGGTTGCACGGAGTCACGAACTCCCCTAATTGGGGAATTCGAACTCACCACCAGTGGAGGAGAAGCTCATTTCACGGGGATTGAGCTCACGGAGATGATGAAGCCGGGAAATACGCCGTAA